A genomic region of Burkholderia humptydooensis contains the following coding sequences:
- a CDS encoding hybrid non-ribosomal peptide synthetase/type I polyketide synthase has translation MQENQGLTLSGEHGAIAIVGIACRFPGVSDVQAFWRFLLESRSAIRLLSDDALRSAGVTPEVLADSAYVRANGSLDNALDFDAAFFGYAPEEAALLDPQQRIFLETCWHALEDAALANDKDERIGVYGGVGFNTYLVTHLSNDLRKWSGLDRWRAGIANDKDTATSRVAYKLDLDGPAVTVQSACSTSLVAVHLACQSILDGDCDVALAGGASVHFPLQQGYRHFADGIEARDGVCRPFARDAGGTVFSDGVGVVVLRRCADARAAGDRIYAVIRGSAVNNDGADKAGYTAPGERGQAEVIRMAHAVAGVSGDDIDYVEAHGTGTAVGDRIELRALDQAFGAAGSSGRRCLLGSVKGNLGHTDNAAGIAGLIKTALSLHHGVLPPTLNVSSETAALPTDGRFSICDRVAPWLRGTRARLAGVSSFGIGGTNAHVVLQEAPDTSGDAVCTGFNDAMQAMPLVAPHVDSLQRYLDVLVEAAHAAPSAGLPDLAYTLQRRRGRGRHRGVLLARRDGVRGDLSCLRTEGAEPAPDVAPGVIWAFAGECMPFAGAGATSYRNAPVFAANLDRLLGRLDARAAARVRQWLLGGHAHAADETRVHDARSAYLATFVHGYALAQHYLACGVAPRALLGEGIGELIAATVSGMFSPDDALELAQCCANRLAPSAATSATSADADGGAGRQRDVDEADAWRASPSWAAASLAEGLLDVETAHPAIPVASCVTGGWLTRNDARQPSHWAMRAHAPARLADTVLSALSGGAAILQRIGVGTAPDSPFARCLDALSSCTVIADGFDEAAGVRPLAELWTRGVDVDWTRLHRSRPRPTSAPGYPFKRTTLTYQAKPDVPRPEAGKNAHVAHLHWVRDSRRRVPARSSGRLLCVAATPLPDTLRDSLAAMGELDVWMHVPDGVAHDARRAASQCFDFTSVAAWRRAWAGQAAANVPASLIYFDGAGATALPFDTSLACALAFASAIAAGPTDAKQALRIHWISSGLTDAEGVSPSADRAAMWGPARVLPQETSGVVCRVYDVAGDSDGIEHDAGWRTAAALIAADADADGAFAVFAVRGARVYAPRIETMPGGFDEATATPGPVLRTGGTYLVTGGAGGIGRALAAWLASAYGARVLVCGRRAQTALDDWRAFCEQHPSVVYVQADVESDAQLARLGDGIDGGLHAIHGVFHCAGASGEGVLLTKNPDQAWRRCAAKVRGVQALCRVFAHVPLDFMVLASSVNAWLGGVGQAEYCSANAYLDAFARSRATPWRVLSIAWDTWLDTGMARALRGWCGARPALAGRSRDAGSVAAHVVLPRDAWLLREHRVDGVALLPGTAHIALLLRVAPDADLSDVALLAPVLAPDGAGVALSVSRADASRKLDVSDASGAVVCTAVATQPDELILDDVPARWIAACSDGRAAPCAVRLPARLSVGPRWSCLGEVRRCGGLYRVELRVDALDRDFDEWPMHPAVMDAALAPIQSCAATFSVPVAFGRIRAVASLAAARYSYVAIRDVAQEFVLADVCVTDAHDVPLLAMAGVRFAPLDERVLPALAIAGDALSHGLPASTALASLERLIDGCALESLIVAAAPVADLANRVEQRAQRFRTRIADRPNDDGLAESEREAMLRDIVARHLGLESVAADANFFALGGDSLSGLLVIESAQKAGFRMSLADLYRAPTIAQLAGLNAAAPPAGPARRAEPFALLSGDDRRRVPDAAVDAFPLSALQQGIVYYRSRYGDATIYRDVLWAELESRVAFEPALLEQAWSNCVERHPVLRTVIDASGYSEPMQIVYPAGDASVTVEALHGRTVRDWLAERTPAAHYPIGRAVHLFALPAGPVLHVLLLLDDALLDGWSATSLLAELVAHYGRLLDGDAPVRPAPPALTFHDYVRHERDVVARDDARAFWREHLKDCAPSRVTRNAPSAGDSPPDIVIREMPFGAAGSVDAVARAHGATPKVVLLAAYLRALSLWCGTLDVVVGLETHTRVETDGGAEVLGLHLNTVPLRHVFASMPVGGYLAALMRTEAQVIAHRHLPLSDIQRPWSVALFDNCFNYTHFRKLQAIADTGALGRALQLRGYFGEEKTHYPFKLWVDRDAATGAYRLYLAFDRARVAPEQADAFALQFDAILSAFARTPDANVLTIGVAPVTRLEMTPSRLAGAPVAVPELGDLFEPAWAAHAARIALREGDREYSYRTLAASVQVMARRLLDAGDARGAIVAIIVPRSFRWVVALLGVMKAGATAVLIDPRLPAVRIDAMLRASQPAFVIADELGAGCAFPSGRHVAPVDGVSDPDQVVLERWPSAGALPAYLIFTSGSTGEPKGVVGTRAGLSNRIAWQLKRYPLEPGDVCLAKTAASFVDVFCEVLGPLCAGALLVLPDDAECRDAGRIAELLQQHRITHLVVVPTLLESLLTQFELRPSRPRLALRRIAVSGEPLTRGLVRRVRALLPTVQCLNLYGSAEVAADVSAFALDACADSDDPGPGVPVGAPLDNLCLHVLDANLDPAPPGGEGELYVSGAALAHGYLGQPALTAERFMPNPWARERGDSRLFRTGDLARVGPHGVEIVGRRDRQIKVRGVRVDLDGVEACLERLPRVRRAAVIEQHGVLIAFLQCAPECDPDAWRQALRAQLSAEARPAQFWRLEQMPLTPTGKIDRAALRTTSARRLESAAATSLDDVEAALAGLWRELLPDADVTRDSRFDEAGGHSLLLLQLGGLIERRFGCRLSVAELLAAPTLADEAQLVRAQRTSAPAATPLVGDPAAEAVPFAPTPLQQAYWIARHQAGSDGGGSHLYQEWEIARLDADRLTHAWNRLIVRHGMLRARFDGDGQLSVQPARPYRIACRDLRDLDPARQAAVLLEWRERHAFAPLPLDGGPLFDLRVFRLSAEMDILVVKVDFLIADAWSLGMLARECATLYRDPDAALPALDISFRDVLEHRRRHADPAIRDAARRYWRERLASLPGMPALPVRNDADARLPVVRRRALTLDADAQRALAALAARVGVPASSLYLAAYVAVLQRWSERKAFSITLTWFDRPPVHPHVNRVAGDFTSVLWLEIDGAPAASFFAFARAVHARLLADLDHRDYGGVEVAREARHASATQDAMRYVFTHIPELDGGAASFASLGTERHRITRTAGVWIDNQVVGEGGLVRLHWDSVDERFAPGVIDDMFAAYRDLVIALTAAPDEVNAPSVRLPAAQRARRRATERESEPGEDYLSRFARRCREAPDAAAVIASDRTLTYGALWTRATRLAARLTREANGATCVALHMTPGWRYAVAALAVQLAGFAYVPLSLRWPRERVARVIDRYGIRYAFSDGADLPSRPDRPAVRTFHVPERDDEIDLGEFQPVFDSAALAYVMFTSGSSGEPKGVMMRRHAVANTLDDLRARLRLGAGDRVLGLSDPGFDLSVFDLFGTLSSGAALVMPDASARMEPGAWWALCVEHRVTIWNTAPALFELLVDYAKGKTARIGTLPLRWVMLSGDWIALHLPDALRELAPGARFLSLGGATEAGIWSVSFPVATVAPDWTRIPYGMPLRGQRCDIVDSFGLSCPDGVAGELTIAGASLSDGYWQRDDLTAQAFVVDALTGERRYRTGDFARYRADGVIELLGRIDSQVKIAGHRIECAEIEHVIGACGGVSRAVVVPVAGRAGVVELHAVLQADDALSTERIRLHCGERLPAYMVPRHWHRDMAIPLNDNGKLDRRVMRERIEAALMEAE, from the coding sequence ATGCAAGAGAATCAGGGGCTTACGCTGTCCGGCGAGCATGGAGCGATCGCCATTGTCGGCATCGCGTGCCGCTTTCCGGGCGTGAGCGATGTCCAGGCATTCTGGCGTTTTCTGCTGGAAAGTCGCAGCGCTATTCGCCTGCTGTCCGACGACGCATTGCGTTCCGCCGGAGTTACGCCGGAAGTTCTTGCCGATAGCGCTTATGTCAGGGCGAATGGCAGCCTTGATAATGCGCTCGATTTCGACGCCGCGTTTTTCGGCTATGCGCCCGAAGAAGCGGCCTTGCTGGATCCACAGCAGCGCATCTTTCTCGAAACCTGTTGGCATGCTCTCGAAGACGCCGCGCTCGCGAATGATAAAGACGAGCGGATTGGCGTATATGGCGGCGTCGGCTTTAACACCTATCTTGTCACGCATTTGTCAAATGATCTGCGCAAATGGAGTGGACTCGACCGGTGGCGCGCCGGTATTGCCAATGACAAGGATACGGCCACTTCAAGAGTGGCTTATAAACTCGATTTAGATGGCCCGGCAGTCACGGTGCAGAGCGCCTGCTCGACGTCGCTGGTCGCCGTGCATTTGGCGTGCCAATCGATTCTCGACGGCGATTGCGATGTCGCATTGGCGGGCGGCGCGAGCGTTCATTTTCCGTTGCAGCAGGGCTATCGCCATTTCGCGGACGGCATCGAGGCGCGGGACGGCGTGTGCCGGCCATTCGCGCGCGATGCGGGCGGGACGGTTTTCAGCGATGGCGTCGGCGTGGTCGTGCTGCGGAGATGCGCGGACGCACGCGCGGCCGGCGACCGCATCTACGCGGTGATTCGCGGGTCGGCCGTCAACAACGATGGGGCCGACAAGGCGGGATACACCGCGCCCGGCGAGCGCGGGCAGGCCGAAGTGATTCGCATGGCGCACGCGGTGGCGGGCGTGAGCGGCGACGACATCGATTACGTCGAAGCGCATGGCACCGGCACGGCGGTCGGCGACCGCATCGAATTGCGCGCGCTCGATCAGGCGTTCGGCGCGGCCGGATCGTCTGGGCGGCGCTGCCTGCTCGGCTCGGTGAAGGGCAATCTTGGGCACACGGACAACGCGGCCGGCATCGCCGGGCTGATCAAGACCGCGTTGAGCCTGCATCACGGCGTGCTGCCGCCGACGCTGAATGTCTCCAGCGAAACCGCGGCCCTTCCGACCGACGGACGATTCTCGATTTGCGACCGAGTCGCGCCGTGGCTGCGCGGAACGCGCGCGCGGCTGGCTGGCGTCAGTTCGTTCGGCATCGGCGGCACGAACGCGCACGTCGTGCTGCAGGAAGCGCCTGACACGAGTGGTGACGCGGTATGTACAGGTTTCAACGATGCGATGCAGGCGATGCCGCTCGTCGCGCCGCATGTCGATTCGCTGCAGCGTTACCTGGACGTGCTCGTCGAGGCGGCGCATGCCGCGCCATCGGCCGGATTACCGGACCTCGCCTACACGCTGCAACGCAGGCGCGGGCGGGGCCGTCATCGCGGCGTGTTGCTCGCGCGGCGCGATGGCGTGCGCGGCGATCTTTCCTGTCTGCGCACCGAGGGCGCCGAACCGGCGCCGGACGTCGCACCGGGTGTGATCTGGGCGTTTGCCGGCGAATGCATGCCGTTCGCCGGCGCTGGCGCGACGTCCTATCGCAATGCGCCGGTGTTCGCGGCGAACCTCGACCGGCTGCTCGGCCGACTCGATGCACGCGCGGCGGCGCGGGTGCGGCAATGGTTGCTCGGCGGCCACGCGCACGCGGCGGACGAGACGCGCGTGCACGATGCGCGCAGTGCGTATCTGGCGACGTTCGTTCATGGCTACGCGCTGGCGCAGCATTACCTGGCATGCGGGGTGGCGCCGCGCGCGCTGCTGGGCGAAGGGATCGGCGAACTGATCGCCGCGACCGTATCCGGGATGTTCTCGCCGGACGATGCGCTCGAACTGGCGCAGTGCTGCGCGAACCGGCTCGCGCCGTCCGCGGCAACCTCGGCGACCTCGGCGGATGCCGATGGCGGGGCCGGCCGGCAACGCGACGTTGACGAGGCGGACGCGTGGCGCGCGTCGCCGTCATGGGCCGCCGCCTCGCTTGCCGAGGGTCTGCTGGATGTCGAGACGGCTCATCCGGCGATTCCCGTCGCATCGTGCGTCACGGGCGGCTGGCTGACGCGAAACGACGCGCGTCAGCCGTCGCACTGGGCGATGCGCGCCCACGCGCCCGCGCGCTTGGCAGACACGGTGCTGAGCGCACTGTCCGGCGGCGCGGCGATTCTTCAACGGATCGGCGTCGGGACCGCGCCGGACTCGCCGTTTGCACGGTGCCTCGACGCGCTTTCCTCGTGTACGGTCATCGCGGATGGGTTCGACGAAGCGGCAGGCGTGCGTCCGCTAGCCGAGCTGTGGACGCGCGGCGTCGATGTCGACTGGACCCGGCTGCATCGGTCCCGTCCGCGTCCGACGTCGGCGCCCGGCTATCCATTCAAGCGAACGACGCTGACGTATCAGGCGAAACCTGACGTGCCGCGCCCCGAAGCGGGCAAGAATGCCCACGTCGCGCATCTGCATTGGGTGCGCGATTCGCGTCGCCGGGTTCCCGCTCGCAGTTCAGGCCGGCTCCTGTGCGTCGCGGCGACGCCGTTGCCCGATACGTTGCGCGACAGTCTCGCCGCGATGGGCGAGCTCGACGTATGGATGCATGTGCCCGACGGCGTCGCGCACGATGCGCGCAGGGCCGCTTCGCAGTGCTTCGACTTCACCTCCGTCGCAGCGTGGCGGCGCGCGTGGGCCGGGCAAGCGGCAGCGAACGTTCCCGCGTCGCTGATCTATTTCGACGGCGCGGGTGCGACCGCGCTTCCGTTCGACACGTCGCTCGCCTGTGCGCTCGCATTCGCGAGCGCGATCGCGGCAGGGCCGACGGACGCGAAACAGGCGCTGCGCATTCACTGGATCTCGTCGGGACTGACTGACGCTGAAGGCGTGTCGCCGAGTGCCGACCGGGCCGCGATGTGGGGGCCTGCGCGCGTGCTGCCTCAGGAAACGTCAGGCGTCGTCTGCCGGGTGTACGACGTCGCGGGGGATTCCGATGGCATCGAACACGATGCGGGCTGGCGAACCGCCGCGGCCCTGATCGCGGCCGACGCGGACGCTGACGGCGCGTTCGCCGTCTTCGCCGTGCGCGGCGCGCGCGTGTACGCCCCGCGTATCGAAACCATGCCGGGAGGGTTCGACGAAGCGACCGCGACGCCCGGTCCGGTGTTGCGCACCGGCGGAACCTATCTGGTGACAGGCGGCGCGGGCGGAATCGGGCGAGCGCTGGCGGCATGGCTGGCAAGCGCCTATGGCGCGCGCGTGCTCGTGTGCGGGCGACGCGCGCAGACGGCGCTCGACGACTGGCGCGCCTTTTGCGAGCAGCATCCGTCCGTCGTCTACGTTCAGGCGGACGTCGAAAGCGACGCGCAACTCGCGCGGCTGGGCGACGGGATCGACGGCGGGCTGCACGCGATTCACGGTGTCTTCCACTGCGCGGGCGCGAGCGGCGAAGGCGTGCTGCTGACCAAGAATCCCGACCAGGCCTGGCGACGCTGCGCGGCAAAAGTTCGCGGCGTGCAGGCGCTATGCCGGGTGTTCGCGCACGTGCCGCTCGATTTCATGGTGCTGGCCAGCTCGGTCAACGCCTGGCTCGGCGGCGTGGGGCAAGCCGAATACTGTTCGGCGAACGCGTATCTCGACGCGTTCGCACGAAGCCGCGCGACCCCGTGGCGCGTGCTGTCGATTGCCTGGGACACTTGGCTGGACACGGGCATGGCGCGCGCGTTGCGCGGCTGGTGCGGCGCGCGACCCGCGTTGGCCGGCCGGTCCCGCGACGCCGGCAGCGTCGCTGCACACGTGGTCTTGCCGCGCGACGCATGGCTGTTGCGCGAACATCGGGTCGATGGTGTCGCGCTGTTGCCGGGAACCGCCCATATCGCACTGCTGCTGCGCGTGGCGCCAGATGCGGATCTGAGCGACGTCGCGCTGCTTGCGCCTGTGCTGGCGCCGGACGGCGCCGGGGTCGCGCTGTCGGTGTCGCGCGCGGATGCGTCCCGGAAGCTCGACGTCAGCGACGCGAGCGGCGCAGTGGTCTGCACGGCCGTTGCGACGCAGCCCGACGAGCTGATTCTGGACGACGTTCCGGCGCGCTGGATCGCGGCCTGTTCGGACGGGCGCGCCGCGCCGTGCGCGGTTCGGCTTCCCGCGCGCCTGAGCGTCGGCCCGCGCTGGAGCTGCCTGGGCGAGGTTCGCCGGTGCGGCGGCCTCTATCGCGTCGAATTGCGGGTCGACGCGCTGGACCGTGACTTCGACGAATGGCCCATGCATCCCGCGGTGATGGATGCCGCGCTGGCGCCGATCCAGTCATGCGCGGCCACGTTCTCCGTGCCGGTCGCATTCGGGCGGATTCGAGCGGTGGCATCGCTAGCCGCCGCGCGTTATAGCTACGTCGCGATTCGCGACGTAGCGCAAGAGTTCGTGCTCGCCGATGTCTGCGTGACGGATGCGCACGACGTGCCTTTGCTGGCGATGGCCGGCGTGCGTTTCGCGCCGCTCGACGAACGCGTGCTGCCCGCGCTGGCGATCGCGGGCGATGCGCTTTCTCACGGGTTGCCGGCGTCGACAGCGCTCGCGTCGCTCGAACGCCTCATCGACGGATGCGCGCTCGAAAGCCTGATCGTAGCCGCAGCGCCGGTCGCCGATCTGGCGAACCGGGTCGAGCAGCGCGCGCAGCGGTTCCGCACCCGCATCGCCGACCGGCCGAACGATGACGGACTCGCCGAGAGCGAGCGGGAGGCGATGCTCCGCGACATCGTCGCACGGCACCTCGGCCTCGAATCGGTCGCCGCCGACGCCAACTTCTTCGCGCTGGGCGGCGATTCGCTCAGCGGTCTGCTGGTGATCGAAAGCGCGCAAAAGGCGGGGTTCCGGATGTCGCTCGCCGACCTGTATCGCGCGCCCACGATCGCGCAACTCGCCGGACTGAACGCGGCCGCGCCGCCCGCCGGTCCGGCGCGGCGCGCCGAGCCGTTCGCGCTGCTGTCGGGCGACGATCGCCGGCGCGTGCCCGATGCGGCCGTCGATGCCTTTCCGCTGTCGGCGTTGCAGCAGGGCATCGTGTATTACCGGTCCCGTTACGGCGATGCGACGATCTACCGCGACGTGCTGTGGGCGGAACTCGAAAGCCGTGTGGCGTTCGAGCCCGCGCTGCTCGAACAGGCATGGTCGAACTGTGTCGAACGGCATCCGGTATTGCGCACCGTCATCGACGCGTCGGGCTACAGCGAGCCGATGCAGATCGTCTATCCCGCGGGCGACGCGTCCGTGACCGTCGAGGCGCTGCACGGGCGGACCGTGCGCGACTGGCTGGCGGAACGGACGCCGGCCGCACATTATCCGATCGGGCGGGCCGTCCACCTGTTCGCGCTGCCCGCCGGCCCCGTCCTGCATGTGCTGCTGCTGCTGGATGACGCGCTGCTCGACGGCTGGAGCGCCACGTCGCTGCTGGCGGAACTGGTGGCGCACTACGGTCGCCTCCTCGATGGCGACGCGCCAGTCCGTCCCGCGCCCCCTGCGCTCACCTTCCATGATTACGTGCGCCATGAACGCGACGTCGTGGCGCGCGACGACGCGCGCGCATTCTGGCGCGAACACCTGAAGGACTGCGCGCCGAGCCGCGTGACGCGCAACGCGCCGTCCGCGGGGGATTCGCCGCCCGACATCGTGATCCGTGAAATGCCCTTCGGCGCGGCCGGTTCCGTCGACGCCGTGGCACGCGCGCATGGCGCGACGCCGAAGGTCGTGCTGCTCGCCGCCTATCTGAGAGCCCTGTCGCTCTGGTGCGGGACACTGGATGTCGTCGTCGGGCTGGAGACGCACACCCGCGTCGAGACCGATGGCGGCGCGGAGGTGCTGGGCCTGCATCTGAACACGGTGCCGTTGCGTCATGTGTTTGCATCGATGCCGGTTGGCGGCTATCTCGCGGCGCTGATGCGCACGGAGGCGCAGGTGATCGCGCACCGGCATCTGCCCTTGAGCGACATTCAGCGGCCCTGGTCCGTGGCGCTGTTCGACAACTGCTTCAACTACACGCACTTTCGCAAACTGCAGGCGATCGCCGACACCGGTGCGCTGGGCCGCGCGTTGCAGCTTCGCGGCTACTTCGGCGAAGAGAAGACCCACTATCCGTTCAAGCTGTGGGTGGACCGGGATGCCGCCACGGGTGCGTACCGGCTCTATCTGGCGTTTGATCGCGCGCGCGTCGCGCCGGAGCAGGCCGACGCGTTCGCGTTGCAGTTCGACGCGATCCTGAGCGCGTTCGCGCGGACCCCCGACGCGAATGTGCTGACGATCGGCGTCGCACCGGTCACGCGGCTGGAGATGACGCCTTCGCGGCTGGCGGGCGCGCCGGTCGCCGTGCCGGAACTTGGCGACCTGTTTGAGCCGGCGTGGGCGGCACATGCCGCGCGGATCGCGCTACGCGAAGGCGACCGCGAGTACTCCTATCGCACGCTCGCCGCGTCGGTGCAGGTCATGGCCCGGCGCTTGCTGGATGCCGGCGACGCACGCGGCGCGATCGTCGCGATCATCGTGCCGCGCTCGTTTCGCTGGGTCGTGGCGCTGCTCGGCGTCATGAAGGCGGGCGCGACGGCGGTGCTGATCGACCCGCGGCTTCCCGCCGTGCGCATCGACGCAATGCTGCGTGCGAGCCAGCCCGCGTTCGTCATCGCGGACGAACTAGGGGCGGGCTGCGCGTTCCCGTCCGGGCGGCACGTTGCGCCGGTCGACGGCGTCTCGGACCCGGACCAGGTGGTCCTCGAACGCTGGCCGTCGGCAGGCGCGCTGCCGGCCTATCTGATCTTCACGTCCGGCAGCACGGGCGAGCCGAAGGGCGTCGTCGGCACGCGCGCCGGATTGAGCAACCGCATCGCGTGGCAACTGAAGCGCTATCCGCTCGAGCCGGGCGATGTCTGCCTGGCGAAGACGGCGGCGAGCTTTGTCGACGTGTTCTGCGAAGTACTCGGTCCATTGTGCGCGGGCGCGCTGCTGGTCCTGCCGGACGATGCCGAATGCCGCGATGCCGGGCGTATTGCCGAGCTGTTGCAGCAGCACCGCATCACGCATCTCGTCGTGGTGCCGACCCTGCTCGAATCCCTGCTGACGCAGTTCGAACTGCGCCCATCGCGGCCCAGGCTGGCGTTGCGCCGCATCGCGGTGAGCGGCGAGCCGCTGACGCGTGGTCTCGTGCGACGCGTCCGCGCGCTGCTGCCCACGGTGCAATGCCTGAATCTGTATGGCAGCGCCGAGGTGGCGGCGGATGTCAGCGCTTTCGCACTGGATGCGTGCGCTGACTCCGACGATCCGGGACCGGGCGTTCCCGTCGGCGCGCCGCTCGACAACCTGTGCCTTCATGTCCTCGATGCGAACCTCGACCCGGCGCCGCCGGGAGGCGAGGGTGAGTTGTATGTGAGCGGCGCGGCGCTGGCGCACGGTTACCTCGGGCAGCCCGCGTTGACCGCCGAGCGCTTCATGCCGAATCCTTGGGCGCGCGAGCGCGGCGACAGCCGGCTGTTCCGCACCGGGGATCTCGCACGGGTCGGTCCGCACGGCGTGGAGATCGTCGGCCGGCGTGACCGGCAGATCAAGGTGCGCGGCGTGCGCGTCGATCTCGACGGTGTCGAGGCATGTCTCGAGCGCTTGCCGCGGGTGCGGCGCGCCGCCGTGATCGAGCAGCACGGCGTGCTGATCGCTTTCCTGCAGTGTGCGCCGGAATGCGATCCCGACGCGTGGCGGCAGGCGCTGCGCGCGCAGTTGAGCGCGGAGGCGCGGCCCGCGCAGTTCTGGCGGCTCGAGCAGATGCCGCTCACGCCGACCGGCAAGATCGATCGCGCGGCATTGCGCACGACGAGCGCGCGCCGTCTCGAAAGCGCCGCCGCGACCTCGCTGGACGACGTGGAGGCGGCGCTGGCCGGCCTGTGGCGCGAACTGTTGCCGGACGCGGACGTCACGCGGGACAGTCGCTTCGACGAAGCCGGCGGTCATTCGCTGTTGCTGCTGCAACTGGGCGGCCTGATCGAGCGCAGGTTCGGTTGCCGGCTGAGCGTTGCGGAGCTGCTGGCCGCGCCGACGTTGGCCGACGAGGCGCAACTGGTGCGCGCGCAACGAACCTCGGCGCCCGCCGCGACGCCGCTCGTCGGCGACCCGGCCGCGGAGGCCGTTCCGTTCGCGCCCACCCCGTTGCAGCAGGCGTACTGGATCGCGCGCCATCAGGCGGGATCCGACGGCGGTGGCAGCCATCTGTATCAGGAGTGGGAAATCGCGCGCCTCGACGCCGACCGGCTCACGCATGCGTGGAATCGGCTGATTGTGCGTCACGGCATGCTGCGCGCCCGGTTCGATGGCGACGGCCAATTGTCGGTGCAGCCCGCGCGGCCGTATCGCATCGCTTGCCGGGACCTGCGCGACCTCGATCCGGCGCGCCAGGCGGCCGTGCTGCTGGAATGGCGCGAGCGGCACGCGTTTGCGCCGCTCCCGCTCGATGGCGGGCCGTTGTTTGATTTGCGCGTGTTCCGGCTCTCGGCCGAGATGGACATTCTCGTCGTCAAGGTGGACTTCCTGATCGCCGATGCGTGGAGCCTCGGCATGCTCGCGCGCGAATGTGCGACGCTCTATCGTGATCCGGACGCCGCGCTGCCGGCGCTCGACATTTCATTCCGCGACGTACTCGAGCACCGGCGCCGGCATGCCGATCCGGCCATACGGGACGCGGCGCGGCGGTACTGGCGCGAACGGCTCGCGTCGTTGCCGGGGATGCCGGCATTGCCGGTGCGCAACGACGCCGATGCGCGTTTGCCGGTGGTCAGGCGGCGCGCGCTCACGCTCGATGCCGATGCGCAGCGGGCGCTCGCGGCGCTCGCCGCCCGCGTCGGCGTGCCGGCGAGCAGCCTGTATCTCGCCGCTTACGTGGCGGTGCTGCAACGCTGGTCGGAGCGAAAGGCGTTTTCCATCACGCTGACCTGGTTCGACCGGCCGCCCGTTCACCCGCACGTCAATCGCGTGGCGGGGGATTTCACGTCGGTCCTGTGGCTCGAAATCGACGGCGCGCCCGCCGCGTCGTTCTTTGCGTTCGCGCGCGCGGTCCACGCGCGCCTGCTTGCGGACCTGGACCATCGCGACTATGGCGGCGTCGAAGTGGCCCGCGAAGCGCGGCACGCGTCGGCGACTCAGGACGCGATGCGCTATGTCTTTACGCATATCCCGGAGCTCGACGGCGGCGCGGCGTCCTTCGCGTCGCTGGGCACGGAGCGCCACCGGATCACGCGCACGGCTGGCGTGTGGATCGACAACCAGGTGGTGGGCGAGGGCGGTCTGGTGCGCCTGCACTGGGACAGCGTCGACGAGCGGTTCGCGCCGGGCGTGATCGACGACATGTTCGCGGCCTACCGCGATCTGGTGATCGCGCTGACCGCCGCGCCGGACGAAGTGAACGCGCCGTCCGTCCGGCTGCCCGCCGCGCAACGCGCGCGCCGTCGCGCGACCGAACGCGAGAGCGAACCCGGCGAGGACTATCTGAGCCGGTTCGCGCGCCGATGCCGTGAGGCGCCCGATGCGGCGGCCGTCATTGCGTCGGACCGCACGCTGACCTACGGCGCGCTGTGGACGCGCGCGACGCGGCTTGCCGCGCGCCTGACGCGCGAAGCCAACGGCGCGACGTGCGTGGCGCTCCATATGACGCCCGGCTGGCGCTATGCGGTAGCGGCGCTCGCCGTGCAACTGGCCGGTTTCGCGTACGTGCCGCTGTCGTTGCGCTGGCCGCGCGAGCGCGTGGCCCGCGTGATCGACCGGTACGGCATCCGGTATGCGTTCTCGGACGGCGCGGACCTGCCGTCGCGACCGGATCGGCCGGCGGTCCGGACGTTCCACGTTCCCGAGCGCGACGACGAGATCGATCTGGGCGAATTCCAGCCGGTCTTCGATTCCGCCGCGCTCGCGTATGTGATGTTCACGTCAGGCAGCAGCGGGGAGCCGAAGGGCGTCATGATGCGCCGCCACGCCGTGGCGAACACGCTGGACGACCTGCGCGCCCGCCTGCGGCTCGGCGCGGGCGACCGCGTGCTCGGTTTGTCCGATCCCGGCTTCGACCTGTCCGTGTTCGACCTGTTCGGCACGCTGTCGTCCGGCGCCGCGCTGGTGATGCCGGATGCGTCGGCGCGCATGGAGCCGGGGGCCTGGTGGGCGCTTTGCGTCGAACATCGGGTCACGATCTGGAACACCGCGCCCGCGTTGTTCGAACTGCTCGTCGACTATGCGAAGGGCAAGACCGCGCGGATCGGCACGCTGCCGCTGCGCTGGGTGATGCTGAGCGGCGACTGGATCGCACTGCATCTGCCGGACGCGCTGCGAGAGCTCGCGCCGGGCGCGCGCTTCCTGTCGCTCGGCGGCGCGACCGAGGCGGGCATCTGGTCGGTGTCCTTTCCCGTGGCCACGGTGGCCCCCGACTGGACCCGCATCCCATACGGCATGCCGCTGCGCGGACAGCGCTGCGACATCGTGGACAGCTTTGGCCTGTCCTGTCCGGATGGCGTCGCCGGTGAACTGACGATCGCGGGCGCGAGCCTGAGCGACGGATACTGGCAGCGCGACGATCTGACCGCGCAGGCCTTCGTCGTCGACGCGCTGACCGGCGAACGCCGCTACCGGACGGGCGACTTCGCGCGCTATCGGGCCGACGGCGTGATCGAACTGCTCGGACGCATCGATTCACAGGTCAAGATCGCCGGTCATCGGATCGAGTGCGCGGAGATCGAGCATGTGATCGGCGCGTGCGGCGGGGTGTCCCGCGCCGTCGTGGTGCCGGTCGCGGGCCGCGCGGGCGTGGTCGAACTGCATGCGGTATTGCAGGCCGACGACGCACTGTCGACGGAGCGCATCCGGCTGCATTGCGGCGAACGACTGCCGGCGTACATGGTGCCGCGGCATTGGCATCGCGACATGGCAATTCCGCTGAACGACAACGGCAAGCTCGATCGGCGCGTCATGCGCGAACGCATCGAAGCGGCACTCATGGAGGCTGAATGA